In the genome of Rhodoplanes sp. Z2-YC6860, one region contains:
- a CDS encoding VOC family protein — protein sequence MIKLLRLGHATFETPDLDKAIEHHTQIVGLWLVARERDRAFLATRTGQLAIEFVKAAEPKCAKLTFEVPASADFAAIRRELAGHGVSAEEKSDSTPGLSKVLSFQDPKGTTIELFREWSYVGNGQQVLGVGALKLGHVAFIVPEPRVITEFYGKVLGFRVSDWIGDFFVFMRCNADHHTVNFIRGDKVHMHHIAYELKDFAHLQSACDLLGQRKIPIAWGPVRLGPGHNVATFHRDHDDWITEFFAELDQMKDEELGYFDPRPWHQDRPQRPKTWESHQVAFIWGPAPSPDFLRRRP from the coding sequence ATGATCAAGCTGCTCCGGCTCGGCCATGCCACGTTCGAAACGCCGGACCTCGACAAGGCGATCGAACATCACACCCAGATCGTGGGATTGTGGCTCGTCGCGCGCGAGCGCGACCGCGCGTTCCTGGCAACGCGCACCGGCCAGCTCGCGATCGAGTTCGTCAAAGCTGCCGAACCGAAATGCGCCAAGCTCACCTTTGAAGTTCCGGCAAGCGCCGACTTCGCGGCCATCCGCCGCGAGCTTGCGGGTCACGGCGTCAGCGCGGAAGAGAAGAGCGATTCCACGCCAGGTCTCAGCAAGGTGCTTTCATTCCAGGACCCCAAGGGCACCACCATCGAGCTGTTCCGCGAGTGGAGCTATGTCGGCAATGGCCAGCAAGTGCTCGGCGTCGGCGCGCTGAAGCTCGGCCACGTCGCGTTCATCGTGCCGGAGCCGAGGGTGATAACCGAGTTCTACGGCAAGGTCCTGGGCTTCCGCGTTTCCGACTGGATCGGCGACTTCTTCGTGTTCATGCGTTGCAACGCCGACCATCACACCGTGAACTTCATCCGCGGTGACAAGGTGCACATGCACCACATCGCCTATGAGCTGAAAGACTTCGCGCACCTGCAAAGCGCCTGCGATCTTCTCGGCCAGCGCAAGATCCCGATTGCCTGGGGTCCGGTGCGGCTCGGTCCTGGTCATAACGTTGCGACGTTCCACCGCGATCACGACGACTGGATCACCGAGTTCTTCGCCGAACTCGATCAGATGAAGGACGAGGAGCTCGGCTATTTCGATCCCCGCCCCTGGCATCAGGACCGGCCGCAGCGGCCCAAGACCTGGGAGAGTCACCAGGTCGCCTTTATCTGGGGCCCGGCGCCGAGCCCGGATTTCCTGCGGCGCCGGCCGTAA
- a CDS encoding alpha/beta hydrolase — protein MDRRTFIGATAAAAASALLRDAAQAQSAPPKVQNIVLIHGLFADGSCWTEVIARLQRKGLNATAVQNPLTTLQAAVEATKDVLSWQEGPTVLVAHSFGGMILSEAGVDPKVSAVVYVAARAPDAGEDYPALAAKYPAPPASAGIVWANDWGRLGENAFLHDFAGDLPAERARLLYAVQAPFKRSLLADKTTQAAWRSKPSFYAVSTEDRTINPDLQRFMAKRMGAKTIEVKASHLGLISQPDAIADLILEAAGQT, from the coding sequence ATGGATCGCCGTACCTTTATTGGCGCAACTGCCGCCGCCGCGGCGAGCGCGCTTTTGCGAGACGCCGCGCAGGCGCAATCCGCGCCGCCCAAAGTGCAGAACATTGTCCTCATTCATGGACTGTTCGCCGACGGCTCGTGTTGGACCGAGGTGATCGCGCGGTTGCAGCGCAAGGGCTTGAATGCCACCGCCGTTCAGAACCCGCTGACGACGTTGCAGGCGGCCGTCGAAGCGACCAAGGACGTTCTGTCCTGGCAGGAGGGCCCGACTGTCCTGGTGGCGCATTCGTTTGGCGGTATGATTCTCAGCGAAGCCGGCGTCGATCCCAAGGTTTCGGCCGTGGTCTATGTTGCAGCGCGCGCGCCGGATGCGGGCGAGGACTATCCGGCACTGGCCGCCAAATACCCGGCGCCGCCCGCTTCCGCCGGCATCGTCTGGGCGAACGACTGGGGACGACTCGGCGAGAACGCATTCCTGCACGACTTTGCCGGCGACCTGCCGGCCGAGAGGGCGCGCCTGCTATACGCCGTGCAGGCACCGTTCAAGCGGTCGTTGCTCGCTGACAAGACCACGCAGGCGGCCTGGCGCTCGAAGCCAAGCTTCTATGCCGTGTCGACCGAGGACCGCACCATCAATCCGGACTTGCAGCGCTTCATGGCTAAGCGCATGGGCGCGAAGACCATCGAAGTGAAGGCAAGCCACCTCGGTCTCATCTCACAGCCCGACGCCATCGCCGATCTGATCCTGGAAGCCGCCGGACAGACGTAG
- a CDS encoding Bug family tripartite tricarboxylate transporter substrate binding protein: MRRKIVSVIVLLAAQLLIVQDARAFPDRPVKLVVSSPAGGPPDIMARLLSDKIAAALCQPIVVENRPGGGGGTIAAKSVLAAEPDGYTLMLGSTSSVLIGPLIQKSAGYTADSFTPVANLAESAEVLAVHPSVAATSVAELVKLAKSQPGKLSYGSAGVGSLPHIEGELLKARAGIDMSHVPYRGGGPAVSDLLGGQIQVMFSALTQLLPNVREGRLRGLAVTSATRSKLAPDLPTMMESGFDQFVTASVSFIVAPPNTPIAIRQQLNDAVAKALASPEVEQAFAKIGAQARPSTPNELGVYMAEQQRRWLKIVETTRITVE, from the coding sequence ATGAGGCGCAAGATCGTCAGCGTTATTGTTCTGCTCGCGGCGCAACTCCTGATCGTTCAGGACGCGCGCGCGTTTCCCGATCGACCCGTGAAGCTCGTGGTGTCGTCGCCGGCCGGCGGCCCACCCGACATCATGGCGCGGCTTCTCTCGGACAAGATCGCGGCGGCGCTCTGCCAGCCGATTGTGGTGGAGAACCGGCCTGGCGGCGGCGGCGGCACCATCGCGGCCAAGTCGGTGCTGGCCGCGGAGCCGGACGGCTACACGCTGATGCTCGGCAGCACCAGCTCGGTTCTGATCGGACCGCTCATTCAAAAGAGCGCGGGTTACACCGCCGATTCATTCACGCCGGTCGCGAATCTCGCCGAAAGCGCCGAGGTCCTCGCGGTGCATCCGTCGGTCGCCGCCACCTCGGTCGCCGAATTGGTGAAGCTCGCCAAGTCGCAGCCGGGCAAGCTCAGCTACGGCTCGGCCGGCGTCGGCTCGCTGCCCCACATCGAAGGCGAGCTGTTGAAGGCGCGCGCCGGGATCGACATGAGCCACGTGCCCTATCGCGGCGGGGGACCTGCCGTGTCCGATCTGCTGGGCGGCCAGATCCAAGTGATGTTCTCGGCTCTGACGCAGCTCCTGCCGAATGTTCGCGAAGGCCGCCTGCGCGGCCTCGCCGTCACCAGCGCCACCCGCAGCAAGCTCGCACCCGACCTGCCGACCATGATGGAAAGCGGCTTCGATCAGTTCGTCACGGCGTCGGTCAGCTTCATCGTCGCGCCGCCGAACACGCCGATTGCGATCCGGCAGCAGCTCAACGACGCGGTGGCGAAAGCACTCGCAAGTCCCGAGGTGGAGCAAGCTTTCGCCAAGATCGGCGCCCAGGCGCGGCCCAGCACGCCGAACGAGCTTGGCGTCTACATGGCCGAGCAGCAGCGGCGCTGGTTGAAGATCGTCGAGACGACGCGGATCACGGTCGAGTGA
- a CDS encoding FAD-dependent monooxygenase yields MPSSCKIAIVGGGLAGLATAQALKSVGLKAEVFEQAPALGEIGAAVNTSPQAVKALRAIGVGEKIAAVGTRSPGIYTRNMQTGEFLELNDRMKAAEKYGAPYYTFHRADLLDGLAGGLDPSAAHLGHRLTALEERSDCVLLTFDNGAQVEAEIVIAADGVRSVIRRALYGADNPSYTGQMVWRSLLNGDDVPKEVLEPTGHIQWVGPGCHLLAYYIRGTRQVNIVTQEDTDKWVEEGWSTRGDPDEMRLSFPNPEPRLAKLLSIVTECSKWGLFTRPLTQNWGRGRIQLIGDAAHAMLPNAGQGACQAFEDAYILSRWLESAKDPVEAFANFRRVRIPRVHGIQRLSFSNAKFKHMRDAAAQKDMVATGKGSVHGSSDWVWSYEPTSEWNKEPTVPTAYAA; encoded by the coding sequence ATGCCATCGAGCTGCAAGATCGCGATTGTTGGCGGCGGGCTCGCGGGCCTCGCCACCGCACAGGCGCTGAAATCCGTCGGGCTCAAGGCCGAGGTGTTCGAGCAGGCGCCGGCGCTGGGCGAGATCGGCGCCGCCGTCAACACCAGCCCGCAGGCCGTGAAAGCGCTGCGCGCGATCGGCGTCGGCGAGAAAATCGCTGCGGTCGGCACCCGCTCGCCTGGCATCTACACCCGCAACATGCAGACCGGCGAATTCCTCGAACTCAATGACCGGATGAAGGCCGCGGAGAAATACGGCGCGCCTTATTACACATTCCACCGCGCCGATCTGCTCGATGGGCTCGCGGGCGGGCTCGATCCCAGCGCCGCTCACCTCGGGCACCGCCTCACTGCGCTCGAAGAGCGGAGCGATTGCGTTCTGCTCACCTTCGACAATGGCGCGCAGGTCGAGGCCGAGATCGTGATCGCCGCCGACGGGGTGCGCTCGGTGATCCGCCGCGCGCTCTATGGCGCCGACAACCCGAGCTACACCGGCCAGATGGTGTGGCGGTCGCTGCTCAACGGCGATGACGTGCCGAAGGAGGTGCTGGAGCCGACCGGTCATATCCAATGGGTCGGGCCGGGCTGCCATCTCCTCGCCTACTACATCCGCGGCACCAGACAGGTGAACATCGTCACCCAGGAAGACACCGACAAATGGGTCGAGGAAGGCTGGTCGACGCGCGGCGATCCCGATGAGATGCGGCTGTCGTTCCCGAATCCCGAGCCGCGTCTCGCGAAGCTGCTCAGCATCGTCACCGAGTGCTCGAAGTGGGGCCTGTTCACACGGCCGCTGACGCAGAATTGGGGCCGCGGCCGCATCCAGCTCATCGGCGACGCCGCGCACGCCATGCTACCCAATGCCGGCCAGGGCGCCTGCCAGGCGTTCGAGGATGCCTACATTCTCTCTCGCTGGCTGGAATCGGCGAAAGACCCGGTCGAGGCCTTTGCGAACTTCCGCCGTGTCCGCATCCCGCGGGTGCACGGCATCCAGCGGCTGTCGTTCTCCAACGCCAAGTTCAAGCACATGCGCGACGCAGCCGCGCAGAAAGACATGGTCGCGACCGGCAAGGGCAGCGTGCACGGCAGCTCTGACTGGGTCTGGAGCTACGAGCCGACCAGCGAGTGGAACAAGGAGCCGACCGTGCCCACCGCCTACGCGGCGTGA
- a CDS encoding Bug family tripartite tricarboxylate transporter substrate binding protein, with protein MMDLRQVKRGLIALLAIVAAATAQAQTFPSKTIRIIVPYAPGGSVDLTARVIAKNLQDSIGQSVIVENKPGANAAIGIDALVRSDPDGHNIIILSDSPVTINVHLAKLNYDPLTDLVPISKVVSSPIMLAANARSGIASIPDLVAAAKAKPLSYAVAGRGSSSNLAAELLQRELGIKMEAVPYRGGAPAATAVAAGDVPLGLFDTAAVLPMIGDGQLVPLGVAEPTRAKSMPNIPTLREAGVPNFSAQSWLALFVPRGTPEDRVARLNAEVARIAELPEAQKVLASAGLELAPNSATEMRRIIETDLKKWGDLIKATGLKAD; from the coding sequence ATGATGGACCTCCGTCAGGTGAAACGCGGGCTCATCGCGTTGCTTGCCATCGTCGCGGCCGCAACAGCCCAGGCCCAGACTTTCCCGAGCAAGACCATCCGCATCATCGTGCCCTATGCGCCGGGCGGCAGCGTCGATCTGACGGCGCGGGTGATCGCGAAGAACCTGCAGGACAGCATCGGGCAGAGTGTGATCGTCGAGAACAAGCCGGGCGCCAACGCCGCGATCGGCATCGACGCGCTGGTGCGAAGCGATCCGGATGGCCACAACATCATCATCCTCTCGGACAGCCCGGTGACGATCAATGTCCATCTGGCGAAGCTCAACTATGATCCGCTGACGGACTTGGTGCCGATCAGCAAGGTGGTGTCGAGCCCCATCATGCTCGCCGCCAATGCCAGGTCGGGTATCGCCTCGATCCCCGATCTGGTGGCTGCCGCGAAGGCGAAACCGCTCAGCTACGCGGTCGCGGGCCGCGGCTCGTCGTCCAATCTCGCGGCCGAGCTTTTGCAGCGCGAACTCGGCATCAAAATGGAGGCCGTGCCCTATCGCGGCGGCGCACCGGCCGCCACCGCGGTTGCGGCCGGCGACGTCCCTCTCGGACTGTTCGACACGGCGGCGGTCCTGCCGATGATCGGCGACGGTCAGCTGGTCCCGCTCGGCGTCGCCGAGCCGACGCGCGCGAAGTCGATGCCGAACATCCCGACGCTGCGGGAAGCCGGCGTGCCGAACTTCAGCGCGCAATCATGGCTCGCGCTGTTCGTGCCGCGCGGCACGCCGGAAGACCGTGTGGCGCGGCTCAATGCCGAGGTGGCCAGGATCGCGGAACTGCCCGAGGCCCAGAAAGTTTTGGCCTCCGCCGGGCTGGAGCTTGCTCCCAACAGCGCGACCGAGATGCGTCGCATCATCGAGACGGACTTGAAGAAATGGGGCGATTTGATCAAGGCGACGGGATTGAAGGCTGATTGA
- a CDS encoding SAM-dependent methyltransferase, translating into MSEFDRWEARFKEPGYHFGTEPNAFLKSKAHLLKSGQKALSIADGEGRNGVFLASAGLDVLAIDFSPSALKKAQALAKDRGVALRTELADLETWTWPDAAYDVVVGIFFQFLVPASRTRVFANIKRALKPGGLVLIEGYGLKQLEYKTGGPGVADQLYTRSMLQEAFGDFASVEITEYDAALSEGDRHVGMSALVDLVGRK; encoded by the coding sequence ATGTCTGAATTCGATCGTTGGGAAGCGCGCTTCAAGGAGCCGGGCTATCATTTCGGTACCGAGCCGAACGCCTTCCTCAAGAGCAAGGCCCATCTGCTGAAATCGGGCCAGAAGGCGCTGTCGATCGCCGATGGCGAGGGGCGCAACGGGGTGTTTCTCGCAAGCGCCGGCCTCGACGTGCTGGCGATCGACTTCTCGCCGAGTGCCCTGAAGAAGGCGCAGGCGCTCGCGAAAGATCGCGGCGTCGCGTTGCGCACCGAGCTTGCCGATCTCGAGACCTGGACCTGGCCGGACGCAGCCTATGACGTAGTCGTCGGCATCTTCTTTCAGTTCCTGGTGCCGGCATCGCGCACGCGCGTGTTCGCCAACATCAAGCGCGCGCTGAAACCCGGCGGGCTCGTGCTGATCGAGGGCTATGGTCTCAAGCAGCTGGAATACAAGACCGGCGGACCCGGCGTGGCGGACCAGCTTTACACCAGGTCGATGCTGCAGGAGGCTTTCGGCGACTTCGCATCGGTTGAGATCACGGAATACGACGCAGCGCTGTCCGAAGGCGATCGCCACGTCGGCATGTCGGCGCTGGTCGATCTCGTCGGACGCAAATAG
- a CDS encoding DUF302 domain-containing protein — protein MAADGLITVRSSYAAKETMERLEAEVKAKGLTVFARVDHTAGAAAVGLRLRPTDLLIFGNAKGGTPLMQAAQTISIDLPLKAMVWQDESGAAWLSYNDPAWLAKRHGLGSDVQPTVDALSGALRALAKAAAGIP, from the coding sequence ATGGCGGCGGACGGATTGATCACGGTGCGCAGCAGTTATGCCGCGAAGGAAACGATGGAGCGGCTCGAAGCCGAGGTGAAAGCCAAAGGCCTCACCGTGTTCGCTCGTGTCGATCACACGGCGGGCGCGGCCGCAGTGGGACTGCGGCTGCGGCCGACTGATCTGCTGATCTTCGGCAACGCCAAAGGCGGCACGCCGCTGATGCAGGCGGCGCAGACCATCAGCATCGATCTGCCGCTCAAAGCCATGGTCTGGCAGGACGAGTCAGGCGCGGCGTGGCTGTCCTACAACGACCCGGCATGGCTCGCGAAACGTCACGGTCTTGGCAGCGATGTGCAGCCCACCGTCGATGCGTTGAGCGGCGCGCTGCGTGCGCTCGCCAAAGCGGCAGCCGGGATCCCTTAG
- a CDS encoding MarR family winged helix-turn-helix transcriptional regulator: MATRQAAKRPAARNVRPNKPGKAKAFTSPATVTLPAVLVGGNDTAFRETIYLMALAFDRLHSCREAFGRALSLTASQFIVLIGTAHRQGQEGVTIRALADHTQLAATHVTTEVGRLIDKGLLVKEANSRDRRSVLVRLSPHGEAAIRDVNPLLRRVNDRLFQNVTRAEFDVVSRFFAKFAHNGEEALFELRRAGRERTN; this comes from the coding sequence ATGGCCACAAGACAGGCGGCAAAACGGCCGGCGGCGCGCAACGTCCGACCGAACAAGCCCGGCAAAGCCAAGGCGTTCACCTCGCCCGCGACCGTGACGCTGCCGGCGGTGCTGGTCGGCGGCAACGATACCGCCTTCCGCGAAACCATCTATCTGATGGCGCTGGCCTTTGACCGGCTGCATTCCTGCCGCGAAGCCTTCGGCCGCGCGCTCTCGCTCACGGCGTCGCAGTTCATCGTGCTGATCGGCACCGCGCACCGGCAGGGCCAAGAGGGCGTCACCATCCGTGCGCTCGCCGATCACACCCAGCTCGCCGCGACCCATGTCACCACCGAGGTCGGCCGCCTGATCGACAAGGGTCTGCTCGTCAAGGAGGCCAACAGCCGCGACCGGCGGAGCGTGCTGGTGCGGCTATCGCCTCACGGCGAGGCCGCGATCCGCGACGTCAATCCGCTCCTGCGCCGCGTCAACGACCGGCTATTTCAGAACGTCACCCGCGCCGAGTTCGACGTGGTGTCGCGGTTCTTCGCAAAGTTTGCGCACAACGGCGAGGAGGCGCTGTTCGAACTGCGCCGAGCCGGGCGCGAGCGGACAAACTGA